A stretch of Hydractinia symbiolongicarpus strain clone_291-10 chromosome 9, HSymV2.1, whole genome shotgun sequence DNA encodes these proteins:
- the LOC130657915 gene encoding histone H1-delta-like, with amino-acid sequence MSEAASPKKIAPKKKPAAKKTADHPKYVDMIKAAIATLKERGGSSRQAITKYIHANYKVAKNSDHHLKMALKRGVTSGDLIQTKGTGASGSFKLGQVKKEKPKKKAAAKKPTAKKPTAKKSTPKKKPAKKSTPKKAAKKPATKKASAKKPAAKKPTKKPVAKKPAAKKVKKTPKKAAKKTAKK; translated from the coding sequence atgagtgaagcagcttctccaaagaaaatcgcacccaagaagaaacctgctgcaaagaagacagctgatcaccctaaatatgtggacatgatcaaggctgctatcgctaccctaaaggaacgcggtggttcatctcgccaagctattacaaaatatattcatgcaaattacaaagttgctaaaaactcagatcatcatctgaaaatggctcttaaacgaggagtaacatcaggcgatttgattcaaactaaaggcactggtgcttctggatcattcaagctaggtcaggtaaaaaaagaaaaacctaagaaaaaggccgcagcaaaaaagccaacggcaaagaagcctactgcaaagaaaagtacaccaaaaaagaagccagcaaagaagagcacgccaaagaaagcagcaaagaagcctgccacaaagaaagcctcggctaagaaaccagcagctaagaaacccacaaagaagcctgttgctaaaaaacctgcagcaaagaaggtcaaaaagactcccaaaaaggcagcaaagaagaccgcaaaaaaataa